From Malus sylvestris chromosome 1, drMalSylv7.2, whole genome shotgun sequence:
GCtcttcagatttgatccgagaAAATGGGAACCTGGTTCAGCAAACCGAATCCTTATTCGGCTCGGATGTCGTTTGGGGCCAACTCGACCCTGGAACCAGATCCCCCATCGATTTAATCAACCGAAACTTCTCCTTCGCCGACATTGGCATCATCGCCGGCGTAGGGGAAGAAGACGACAAAAAGGAAGTTGCCTTGGACATAACGGCGATGAAGAAGAAGTGCGGAATAGCATGTCCGGATCTTGTCCAGTTGTCGAATTTGAATAGCCTTAACCCGGAACATTCGGATTCGGAGTTTCCGAAACGGACGCTGAAAAAGCGAGGGCGAAAACCGGGGCTGGGGAGAGACACACCGTTGAACCATGTGGAAGCGGAGAGGCAGCGGCGGGAGAAGCTCAACCACCGGTTCTACGCCCTGCGAGCGGTGGTGCCGAACGTGTCGAGAATGGACAAGGCGTCGCTGCTGTCCGATGCCGTTTCGTACATCAACGAGCTGAAAAGCAAGGTGGACGAGCTGGAGTCGCAGGTGCAGAGAGAGTCCAAGAAAGTGAAAGTCGAGACCGGCGACAACTTGGACAATCAGAGCACCACGACGTCGGTGGAGCAAACGCGGCCGCCCAACTCGTCGGCGAGTGGGTCTGCGGGGTTCGAGACGGAGGTGAAGATAGTAGGTTCGGACGCCATGATTAGGGTTCAGTCCGCGAATGTGAACTACCCATCAGCTAGGTTAATGGCGGCACTGCGTGACTTGGAGTTTGAGATCCACCATGCGAGCTTGTCGTGCATGAACGAGCTCATGCTGCAAGATGTTGTGGTGAAGGTGCCTAACAACATGAGAAGTGAAGAGAGTATCAAAGCTGCTCTTCTTAAAATATTAGATCAGAACTGAAGTTTGATAAACCGATTTGATCAGTTGGGTaccttttaattttaaatattgtttAAACTGGATATTTATTTCTCTttctattaaaataattatgtTCCTTGTTGATTTTTTGTTATGTAAAATATGTAATTAAGGAGATAATTAAATATCAATAACGATTTGTTCTTTTCCTTCAAAAAGTTTTTTTCAAACTGCTTCTAGAATTGTAAAGAATGTTTTAGATTATAAACACAACATATATTGTGAATCATGTGACGAATTCCGTAAGTAAAACGCTATCTTTCTACTATTtcacctttaaaaaaaaactctctctcACCCGTTACAAGTACTTTTGCTTTTACGTGAAGAGAAAGTTCAACGTTCAACATTCAACGTT
This genomic window contains:
- the LOC126619594 gene encoding transcription factor MYC2-like — translated: MEELIISPSSSSSLVSLPQENHPSLQQRLQFILQSQPDWWSYAIFWQTSNDHQVDNGRLFLTWGDGHFQGPKDASPNNHHHNPYGGLSERRKILKGIQSLINDTNNPDNHHQDLILDNMGLNADVTNVEWFYVTSLARSFSVGESISTNVPGKAFSSGSLVWLTGSHELQFYNCERAKEAQMHGIQTLVCIPTPTGVLELGSSDLIRENGNLVQQTESLFGSDVVWGQLDPGTRSPIDLINRNFSFADIGIIAGVGEEDDKKEVALDITAMKKKCGIACPDLVQLSNLNSLNPEHSDSEFPKRTLKKRGRKPGLGRDTPLNHVEAERQRREKLNHRFYALRAVVPNVSRMDKASLLSDAVSYINELKSKVDELESQVQRESKKVKVETGDNLDNQSTTTSVEQTRPPNSSASGSAGFETEVKIVGSDAMIRVQSANVNYPSARLMAALRDLEFEIHHASLSCMNELMLQDVVVKVPDNMRSEESIKAALLRILDQN